One genomic window of Moorella glycerini includes the following:
- a CDS encoding DMSO/selenate family reductase complex B subunit yields MAGQLGFHVQQDRCIGCFTCQIACKDKNDLEVGQLFRKVHEIAGGGYTVVGNNAVKADVYAYWISISCNHCQEAPCVKNCPTGAMQKRPEDGVVFVDQNKCIGCRYCVWSCPYEAPQYNPESGKVGKCDFCRDLLAKGEQPACVTACPMRVLDFGPLDELKKKYGGTNQIKGLPDPNLTKPSILITPHRDAALGK; encoded by the coding sequence ATGGCCGGACAGCTAGGTTTTCACGTCCAGCAGGACCGCTGTATCGGCTGCTTTACCTGCCAGATCGCCTGCAAGGATAAAAACGACCTGGAGGTAGGACAGCTCTTCAGGAAAGTCCATGAGATAGCCGGCGGCGGCTATACCGTGGTGGGCAACAACGCCGTTAAAGCCGACGTCTACGCCTACTGGATTTCAATAAGTTGCAACCACTGCCAGGAGGCGCCCTGCGTTAAGAACTGCCCCACCGGCGCTATGCAGAAGCGCCCGGAGGATGGGGTCGTCTTTGTCGATCAGAATAAATGTATCGGTTGCCGTTACTGCGTCTGGAGCTGCCCCTACGAGGCGCCCCAGTATAACCCCGAAAGCGGCAAGGTAGGCAAGTGCGACTTCTGCCGCGATCTCCTGGCCAAAGGGGAACAGCCGGCCTGCGTAACCGCCTGCCCCATGCGGGTACTGGATTTCGGCCCCCTGGACGAACTCAAGAAGAAATACGGCGGTACCAACCAGATCAAAGGCCTGCCTGACCCCAACCTTACCAAACCTTCAATTTTAATAACTCCCCACCGGGATGCAGCCCTGGGGAAATAG
- a CDS encoding dimethyl sulfoxide reductase anchor subunit family protein — protein MGKEWALVLFTLLAQMSVGLMVVAQALNLKQREGLKPVLLWVGILMAASMIVSLGHLGSPVGAPLAVLNLKTSWLSREIFFSAGFFVLWLVSYYVEVRSGAGEGARAALGWLAGLCGIIALVSMANIYVHTILPAWETAYTHIVFYSTALVLGAILYAVLAYRARQEGQGSMLKTTVILAVIGVALQLVSLPPYLASLSAGPVAAQESARLLLGAAPALVLSQALAIIGGLVFTFLALRAYGENGSALTGQWLYGALALLILAELASRYLFYATGVSIMVGQF, from the coding sequence ATGGGTAAAGAATGGGCGCTGGTACTTTTCACCTTACTGGCCCAGATGAGCGTAGGTTTAATGGTCGTCGCCCAGGCCTTGAATTTAAAGCAGAGGGAAGGGCTCAAGCCGGTTCTCCTGTGGGTAGGCATCCTTATGGCGGCCAGCATGATTGTCTCTCTAGGACACCTGGGCAGCCCTGTAGGAGCGCCGCTGGCTGTTCTGAATTTGAAGACCTCGTGGCTCAGCCGGGAGATTTTCTTCTCGGCCGGGTTCTTCGTCCTGTGGCTGGTGAGTTACTATGTTGAGGTGCGCAGCGGGGCCGGTGAGGGGGCCAGGGCCGCCCTGGGCTGGCTGGCCGGCCTGTGCGGGATAATAGCCCTCGTCAGCATGGCCAACATCTATGTCCACACCATCCTGCCGGCGTGGGAGACGGCCTATACCCATATAGTCTTCTACAGTACGGCCCTGGTGCTGGGGGCCATCCTCTACGCCGTGCTGGCCTACCGGGCCCGGCAGGAAGGCCAGGGAAGCATGCTGAAAACAACGGTCATCCTGGCGGTCATCGGCGTGGCCCTGCAGCTGGTCAGCCTGCCGCCCTACCTGGCCAGCTTGAGCGCCGGACCGGTAGCGGCGCAGGAGAGTGCCCGCCTGCTCCTGGGAGCAGCGCCGGCCCTGGTATTGAGCCAGGCCCTGGCGATAATCGGTGGCCTTGTCTTTACCTTCCTGGCCCTGCGGGCGTACGGCGAAAATGGTTCGGCCCTGACGGGACAGTGGCTCTACGGCGCCCTGGCCCTCCTCATCCTGGCCGAACTAGCCAGCCGCTATCTTTTCTATGCCACCGGGGTCAGCATTATGGTCGGCCAGTTCTGA
- a CDS encoding molybdopterin-dependent oxidoreductase, which produces MAPRFYRHTCPRNCYNTCGLISLVEGGKIKELAGDPAHGYSRGHLCRLGYSYLEIFNHPERVLHPLRQEPRGSGNWRRIGWDEALALIAGKMLDLKGRYGSFLPVFFYSSSGNIGLLHQAWNWLARSLGEVTVASGSLCWSAGLDAMVYGYGTHNHPDPEVMARASYLLLWGANPAWTAVHQMEYIYQARERGARLVVIDPVFTATAARADFYVQIKPGSDGALALGLARHLWQKGLVDNYYLENHVQGWPEWREYLAGLDPAELAAASGVPPALMARLAEEYAAGNPAAIWIGIGLQRHINGGQNIRAINALAAMTGNLGREGGGVYYATPVVSELFTTSWPGWMRPAGSARQIPIHNLARGLKEADNPPVKMALLANANPLSQNAVTEELHRTLANLELVVLSGQFLTETARVADIFLPATTFFESWDVVPSYWHRWIGINEPAVPPRGECRSELQMASDLARVLKQMNPGSCPFPTGWTEEEWLEQVFNPEVYRLLGINHYRELLDGPRKLKLPVNPWTGERFATPSGRYEIFSDRAATAGLLPLPVYQPAAAGTEAYPYRLLTPHTSAGLNSQFYNLDDVPEALALVDPSLARERGLADGSPARLYNELGEVIITVGITELVPPQTILCHQRPLPGGQAINDLTPPLATDMGSITSGGPALAYYDTFVNIAPV; this is translated from the coding sequence ATGGCGCCGCGTTTTTACCGCCATACCTGCCCCCGGAATTGCTACAACACCTGCGGCCTGATCTCCCTGGTAGAAGGGGGAAAAATCAAGGAGCTGGCCGGCGATCCGGCCCACGGTTACAGCCGGGGACACCTTTGCCGTCTCGGCTACAGCTACCTGGAGATCTTCAACCATCCAGAGCGGGTGCTGCACCCTTTACGGCAGGAGCCCCGGGGTTCCGGCAACTGGCGCCGGATAGGCTGGGACGAAGCCCTGGCCCTCATTGCCGGTAAAATGCTGGACCTCAAGGGACGTTACGGTTCCTTTTTACCAGTCTTCTTTTACAGCAGTTCGGGTAACATAGGTCTCCTGCACCAGGCCTGGAACTGGCTGGCCCGCAGCCTGGGCGAGGTGACGGTAGCGTCGGGTTCCCTCTGCTGGAGCGCCGGCCTGGACGCCATGGTCTACGGTTACGGCACCCACAACCACCCCGACCCGGAGGTCATGGCCCGGGCCAGCTACCTGTTGCTCTGGGGGGCCAACCCGGCCTGGACGGCAGTCCACCAGATGGAATATATCTACCAGGCCCGGGAAAGGGGTGCCCGTCTGGTTGTTATTGATCCTGTTTTTACAGCCACGGCGGCCCGGGCCGACTTCTATGTCCAGATTAAACCCGGCAGCGACGGCGCCCTGGCTTTAGGACTGGCCCGCCATCTGTGGCAGAAAGGGTTGGTAGATAATTACTACCTGGAAAACCATGTGCAGGGATGGCCGGAGTGGCGGGAATACCTGGCCGGCCTGGATCCCGCGGAGCTGGCTGCAGCTTCGGGCGTGCCACCGGCCCTAATGGCCCGCCTGGCGGAGGAGTACGCCGCCGGCAACCCGGCGGCCATCTGGATAGGGATAGGCCTGCAGCGCCACATCAATGGCGGCCAGAACATTCGGGCCATCAACGCCCTGGCGGCCATGACCGGAAACCTGGGCCGGGAGGGGGGCGGCGTTTATTATGCCACCCCGGTAGTGAGCGAGCTTTTTACCACCTCCTGGCCGGGGTGGATGCGCCCTGCCGGCAGCGCAAGGCAAATACCTATCCATAATCTGGCCCGGGGCCTGAAGGAGGCAGACAATCCCCCGGTGAAAATGGCCCTCCTGGCCAATGCCAACCCCTTGAGCCAAAACGCTGTTACAGAAGAATTACATCGGACCCTGGCGAATCTGGAGCTGGTGGTCTTAAGCGGCCAGTTCCTGACCGAGACGGCGCGGGTGGCCGACATCTTCCTGCCGGCAACTACCTTTTTTGAAAGCTGGGATGTTGTTCCCAGCTACTGGCACCGCTGGATAGGGATCAATGAACCGGCCGTACCTCCCCGGGGTGAATGCCGCTCCGAACTCCAGATGGCGAGTGACCTGGCCAGGGTTCTAAAGCAAATGAACCCTGGAAGCTGTCCTTTTCCCACCGGTTGGACGGAAGAAGAGTGGCTGGAGCAGGTTTTTAACCCGGAGGTTTACCGGTTACTGGGGATAAACCATTACCGCGAACTCCTGGACGGCCCCAGGAAATTAAAACTGCCGGTCAATCCCTGGACCGGGGAGCGGTTCGCCACCCCTTCCGGGCGGTATGAAATCTTTTCGGACCGGGCGGCGACAGCCGGCCTGCTTCCCCTGCCGGTTTACCAGCCGGCAGCCGCAGGTACGGAGGCCTACCCCTACCGTCTTCTGACCCCTCACACCAGCGCCGGCTTGAACTCCCAGTTTTATAACCTCGACGACGTACCGGAAGCCTTGGCCCTGGTCGATCCCAGCCTGGCCAGGGAGCGGGGCCTGGCCGACGGCAGCCCGGCCCGCCTTTACAATGAGTTGGGAGAAGTTATAATCACGGTGGGCATAACTGAACTGGTGCCGCCGCAAACTATCCTCTGCCACCAGCGGCCCCTGCCCGGAGGCCAGGCTATCAACGACCTTACCCCGCCCCTGGCCACTGATATGGGAAGCATCACCAGCGGCGGCCCCGCCTTGGCCTATTATGACACCTTTGTCAATATCGCCCCGGTGTAG
- a CDS encoding 4Fe-4S dicluster domain-containing protein — protein MRLGFFLDLNRCLGCRACEGACQHWKGLGFPLRQVRTFAGQVRGRWQEYYLSLACNHCENPECFRVCPERTYNKRRDGIVLHNSGRCRGCNRCVRACPFGAPRYNLTTGKVEKCDLCVERIENGLPPACVEACPVKALQVLQLDEGKELGEKWVPGLADVNITRPTLRLKAPEEGERFFLVG, from the coding sequence ATGCGACTGGGTTTTTTCCTGGACCTGAACCGTTGCCTTGGTTGCCGGGCCTGTGAGGGGGCCTGCCAGCACTGGAAGGGTCTCGGGTTTCCCCTGCGGCAGGTGCGGACCTTTGCCGGCCAGGTAAGGGGCCGGTGGCAGGAATATTATCTCTCCCTGGCCTGCAACCATTGTGAAAACCCCGAGTGTTTCCGGGTCTGTCCCGAACGCACCTATAACAAGCGACGGGACGGCATCGTCCTGCATAACAGCGGGCGGTGCAGAGGTTGTAACCGTTGCGTCCGCGCCTGCCCCTTCGGGGCTCCCCGTTACAACCTGACAACAGGGAAAGTTGAAAAGTGTGACCTCTGCGTAGAGAGAATAGAAAATGGCCTGCCACCGGCCTGCGTTGAAGCCTGTCCGGTCAAGGCCCTGCAGGTGTTACAATTAGATGAGGGTAAGGAACTGGGAGAGAAGTGGGTACCGGGGCTGGCTGACGTCAACATCACCCGACCCACCCTGCGCCTGAAGGCTCCGGAGGAAGGGGAAAGGTTCTTTCTTGTTGGTTAA
- a CDS encoding PucR family transcriptional regulator, with protein sequence MEPQKWCRFLEMAAAGKGLVSIARLLAEVSGRPAVVCDLTLRILASQAPPGKTLNFGDYLPVELPRETVEGAFYRGRLQEAGTGIFFLMLPIGEVTLYGYLFLLEVAEDWHPYREPLKAAALAAMIEMSRARIAQETERRYRNEFIQDILYNNLPNREAIVNRGRLWGWDLTRPHLLVVLSLDRQDQQERDETLWERWRQLMQSHLKQQAPEIILADRSDQLILLIPFATNEAGVNKGKIAGLVKSLQKSTAAHLDGRTFSAGVGRFYENVADLYRAYQEAKVALEISRLLRRRGVLTFFDELGVLRLIFNQGEQELEDYYEETLGALQKYDAEHNANLLETLASYLYASGDHNRAAKDMFIHVNTLRYRLKKIEELLGQDLRRIEVLVNLYTALQVKVMLGR encoded by the coding sequence ATGGAACCACAAAAATGGTGCCGTTTTCTGGAGATGGCTGCTGCGGGCAAGGGCCTGGTTTCCATTGCCCGCCTCCTGGCGGAGGTTAGCGGGCGGCCCGCTGTAGTCTGCGACCTTACCCTGCGCATCCTGGCCAGCCAGGCGCCGCCGGGTAAGACCCTGAACTTTGGTGATTACCTGCCAGTGGAACTCCCCCGGGAGACAGTAGAGGGGGCGTTTTATCGCGGCCGTTTACAGGAAGCCGGTACAGGAATATTCTTTCTCATGCTCCCCATTGGTGAGGTTACGCTGTATGGTTACCTCTTTCTCCTGGAGGTGGCCGAGGACTGGCACCCTTACCGGGAGCCCCTGAAAGCAGCCGCTCTGGCGGCCATGATTGAGATGTCCCGGGCCCGCATAGCCCAGGAAACCGAGAGGCGTTACCGGAATGAATTCATCCAGGATATCCTGTATAATAATTTACCAAACCGGGAAGCCATAGTCAACAGGGGCCGCCTCTGGGGCTGGGACTTAACCCGGCCCCATTTACTGGTGGTCCTCTCCCTGGACCGGCAGGACCAGCAGGAAAGAGACGAAACCCTGTGGGAACGGTGGCGCCAGTTAATGCAGTCTCACCTGAAACAACAGGCGCCGGAGATTATCCTTGCTGATCGCAGTGACCAGCTAATTCTCTTAATACCGTTCGCTACAAATGAAGCAGGGGTTAATAAAGGCAAAATCGCCGGACTGGTTAAATCCCTGCAAAAATCGACTGCCGCTCACCTGGACGGCAGGACCTTCTCCGCCGGGGTCGGGCGCTTTTACGAAAACGTAGCCGATCTCTACCGGGCCTACCAGGAAGCCAAGGTGGCCCTGGAGATCAGCCGCCTCCTGCGGCGTCGAGGAGTCTTGACCTTTTTTGATGAACTAGGGGTCCTGCGATTGATCTTTAACCAGGGGGAACAGGAACTGGAGGACTATTATGAAGAAACCTTAGGCGCTCTCCAGAAATATGATGCCGAGCATAACGCCAATCTTTTGGAAACCCTGGCTTCCTACCTGTACGCCTCCGGAGACCACAACCGTGCGGCGAAGGATATGTTCATCCACGTCAATACCCTGCGCTACCGCCTGAAAAAGATAGAAGAGCTCCTGGGCCAGGACCTGCGCCGGATTGAGGTTCTGGTCAACCTGTATACCGCCCTCCAGGTTAAGGTTATGCTCGGCCGGTGA
- the hrcA gene encoding heat-inducible transcriptional repressor HrcA → MRMDERKKQVLAAIVQDYILTGEPVGSRTIARRYNLGVSPATIRNEMADLEEMGLLEQPHTSAGRIPSDYGYRYYVDCLMEPEKLTPAEEEYVRKRYNQKMLEIEQVLEETARLLSEMTAYTAIALGPNQNNAILEQVQILPVHSTNKALLVAITSTGMVEHRIFTIPVNVTPEDLTRISRVLNASLQGIALEELRQAVLRDIYREVAQHRGLIKQVIDLLQQILALEGGEKVYLEGILNILSQPEFKNLEKVKEILAFLEREEALRRIFKATPASGLTIRIGQENKEEGIDKCSVVTISYAVEGKIMGKVGLLGPTRMHYSRVISVLQCVADSLSRSLKQFYR, encoded by the coding sequence ATGCGGATGGATGAGCGGAAAAAACAGGTCCTGGCCGCCATTGTCCAGGATTATATCCTTACCGGCGAACCGGTAGGCTCGCGCACCATTGCCCGGCGGTACAACCTGGGGGTAAGTCCGGCCACCATCCGGAATGAGATGGCCGACCTGGAGGAAATGGGCTTGCTGGAGCAACCCCATACCTCGGCCGGCCGTATACCTTCGGACTACGGTTATCGTTACTACGTTGACTGCCTTATGGAGCCGGAAAAATTAACCCCGGCGGAAGAAGAATACGTGCGCAAGCGCTATAACCAAAAAATGCTGGAAATCGAGCAGGTCCTGGAGGAAACGGCCCGTTTACTTTCCGAGATGACCGCCTATACGGCAATTGCCCTGGGACCCAACCAGAACAATGCCATCCTGGAGCAGGTGCAGATTTTACCTGTCCATTCAACCAACAAGGCCCTGCTGGTAGCGATTACCAGCACCGGTATGGTTGAGCACCGGATCTTTACCATTCCCGTCAATGTAACCCCGGAGGATCTTACCCGTATCTCCCGGGTTCTCAATGCCAGCCTGCAGGGTATAGCCCTGGAAGAGCTGCGCCAGGCAGTGTTGAGGGATATCTACCGGGAAGTAGCCCAGCACCGGGGTTTAATCAAACAGGTGATTGACCTTTTGCAACAAATCCTGGCCCTGGAAGGCGGCGAGAAGGTTTACCTGGAAGGCATCCTCAACATTTTAAGCCAGCCGGAGTTTAAAAATTTAGAGAAGGTCAAGGAAATCCTGGCTTTTCTCGAGCGGGAAGAGGCCCTGCGGCGTATTTTTAAAGCCACTCCGGCAAGCGGCCTGACGATCAGGATCGGCCAGGAGAATAAAGAAGAAGGCATTGATAAATGCAGTGTAGTAACGATTAGCTATGCCGTCGAAGGGAAAATAATGGGTAAAGTGGGCTTACTCGGACCAACGCGGATGCACTATTCCCGGGTTATATCGGTCCTCCAGTGTGTGGCCGATAGCTTGTCCCGGTCCTTGAAGCAATTTTACCGCTGA
- the grpE gene encoding nucleotide exchange factor GrpE translates to MDARQDNKMNNGPASGEREERLTRPGEPPAGEAGEGAGQEASGGPAGAGEKPVEENNETAGEASQEVLTRLQAELAAKEEALAGLQQRYLRLQADFDNYRKRTRREQEELTRLANARLIESLLPVLDNLERALAAAPGAEKQALETGVEMTLRHLKEILSQEGLMPVAALGQPFDPEVHEAVAREETPEPDKINLVVEEFRRGYTLYGKLIRPAMVKVAVAAGATEQETKQEAGEQEVDHNG, encoded by the coding sequence ATGGATGCCAGGCAGGACAATAAAATGAATAATGGACCGGCAAGTGGGGAAAGGGAAGAAAGGCTGACCAGGCCGGGAGAACCGCCTGCCGGAGAAGCAGGGGAAGGAGCAGGGCAGGAAGCCAGCGGCGGACCAGCGGGGGCTGGGGAAAAACCGGTCGAGGAAAATAACGAGACGGCCGGAGAAGCCAGCCAGGAAGTATTAACCCGCCTCCAGGCGGAGCTGGCCGCTAAAGAGGAAGCTTTAGCCGGGCTGCAGCAGCGCTATTTGCGCCTGCAGGCCGATTTTGACAACTACCGCAAGCGTACCCGCCGCGAGCAGGAAGAACTGACCCGGCTGGCCAATGCCCGGCTCATTGAGAGCCTCTTGCCCGTCCTGGATAACCTGGAGCGGGCCCTGGCAGCAGCTCCAGGAGCGGAAAAGCAGGCCCTGGAAACCGGGGTGGAGATGACCCTGCGTCATTTAAAAGAAATCTTAAGCCAGGAAGGGCTAATGCCCGTAGCCGCTCTGGGCCAGCCCTTTGATCCTGAAGTTCACGAAGCAGTAGCGCGGGAAGAAACACCGGAACCGGATAAAATAAACCTGGTGGTGGAAGAGTTCCGCCGGGGTTATACTTTGTATGGCAAGCTCATACGGCCGGCCATGGTCAAAGTGGCGGTAGCGGCCGGTGCCACAGAACAGGAAACCAAACAAGAAGCTGGAGAACAGGAGGTAGATCACAATGGGTAA